DNA sequence from the Sulfurimonas sp. HSL3-1 genome:
CTGGAATGTTCGGCTATCTACGATAGTGAAATCACAAAATAGTATACGAAAATATTTTTGGACTTACTGAATTTTGGTACAGTTTAGAAGATTGATGAGGTGGTATGTAATTGGGGGAAGGAGTGGCGAAGGCGGCCTGCCTCCGCCGGTCGAGCGAAATTACTTGATAATTTCGAACGGGTTGACGACAACTTCCTTGCGGGAAATTGTGTACGGGATGATCGCAGCGGAACGTGCACGCTTGATCGCGATCGTAACCATGTCCTGGTGGCGCTTGCAGTTACCTGTCAGGCGGCGCGGCATGATTTTGTAGCGCTCAGAGAGTGAGTGCTTGAGGCTAGAAGCGTCTTTGTAGTCGATGAAGTCGACTTTCGCTTCACAGTATTTGCAATAACGTTTTTTATATTTGCGTTTTTCTGCCATGGTTTTTTTCCTTGCTGTCTATTATTCTAGAATGGGATCTCGTCTTCGTCGATGTCGATCTCGGGAATCGTATTCTCCGGCATCTGCTGTTTCGGCGGCTGGTAGGCATTCTGCGGTTGCGGCTGCTGCGGCGGCGGGTTGTAGCCCTGCTGCGGCGCGTTGTATCCCTGGGAGCTCGGGGCGTTGTAGCCGCCGTTGCCCTGGGGCGCGTCGTATCCGCCCTGATCGCCGCGGGAATCCAGCATCTTCATCTCTTCGACGTTGATCGAGTGTTTCGAGCGTTTCTGCCCGTTCTGGTCCGTCCACTGCTCAAGCATCAGTCGCCCTTCGACG
Encoded proteins:
- the rpsR gene encoding 30S ribosomal protein S18, which gives rise to MAEKRKYKKRYCKYCEAKVDFIDYKDASSLKHSLSERYKIMPRRLTGNCKRHQDMVTIAIKRARSAAIIPYTISRKEVVVNPFEIIK
- a CDS encoding single-stranded DNA-binding protein — its product is MFNKVILVGNLTRDIELRYTQGGMAIAKTGIATNRKFKKQNGEMVDETMFIDITFFGRSGEIANQYLRKGSKVLVEGRLMLEQWTDQNGQKRSKHSINVEEMKMLDSRGDQGGYDAPQGNGGYNAPSSQGYNAPQQGYNPPPQQPQPQNAYQPPKQQMPENTIPEIDIDEDEIPF